In the genome of Rhodamnia argentea isolate NSW1041297 chromosome 3, ASM2092103v1, whole genome shotgun sequence, one region contains:
- the LOC115743105 gene encoding uncharacterized protein LOC115743105, producing the protein MSGFKPLLTARCVLCSTTFVLLSSRCWQPLTFGIAGQLKKLKILKLKLFMELYRQMTASAEALSSTKYNNVKEGKRGKGENQDTGKRQPEVLETRGPYIIGGSAFGWNFITFPSDKPVYYGPRKESFRAS; encoded by the exons ATGTCTGGATTCAAGCCTCTCCTTACTGCAAGATGCGTTCTTTGCTCAACGACCTTCGTCCTTCTTTCATCGAG GTGCTGGCAACCCCTGACTTTCGGAATTGCAGGGCAGCTCAAGAAATTAAAGATATTAA AGTTGAAGCTGTTTATGGAACTATACAGACAGATGACTGCAAGTGCAGAAGCACTCTCTTCTACAAAATATAACAATGTGAAAGAAGGGAAGCGCGGGAAAGGAGAGAACCAGGACACTGGGAAGCGGCAACCTGAGGTGCTCGAGACTCGGGGGCCATACATTATTGGTGGATCAGCTTTCGGCTGGAACTTTATTACCTTTCCTAGCGATAAACCGGTGTACTACGGCCCAAGAAAAGAGTCGTTTCGAGCTTCGTAA